In a genomic window of Thalassotalea piscium:
- a CDS encoding DUF2750 domain-containing protein — protein MSKQYTSEQLNEINKLSDQNRADYFIKEVIHNNQIWILTDEHGCVMLNTEDEDCVPVWPSPEFAALWATKEWQACKPEAISLNKWFSRWTTGLVEDEIAVVIFPSKEEQGMVYDPQDFDHVLQTAKKKQKKNNN, from the coding sequence AATTAATAAGTTAAGTGATCAGAACCGAGCTGATTATTTTATCAAAGAAGTTATACACAATAATCAGATTTGGATTTTAACTGATGAGCATGGTTGTGTGATGCTTAACACTGAAGATGAAGATTGCGTGCCTGTTTGGCCTAGTCCTGAATTTGCAGCGCTATGGGCAACTAAAGAATGGCAAGCATGCAAACCTGAAGCTATTTCGTTAAATAAATGGTTTAGTCGGTGGACAACAGGCTTAGTTGAAGATGAAATTGCCGTAGTTATTTTTCCTAGTAAAGAGGAGCAAGGTATGGTGTATGACCCGCAAGATTTTGATCACGTATTGCAAACAGCAAAAAAGAAACAGAAGAAGAACAATAACTAA